Proteins encoded in a region of the Alosa sapidissima isolate fAloSap1 chromosome 19, fAloSap1.pri, whole genome shotgun sequence genome:
- the pfn4 gene encoding profilin-4 has protein sequence MNQFQHLINDCLIDTRHVEQAAVVVTKTATITAATTRFNISPQQAQMFVDAFKHLMSTRGHGFFFQERLYTCVRADKNSVYSKCGGHGLLLVKTALYIIVATYNENMYPSVCVEAVEKLAEYLREKGR, from the exons ATGAATCAGTTTCAACATCTCATCAATGATTGCCTGATTGATACAAGACACGTAGAACAGGCGGCAGTAGTGGTGACAAAAACCGCCACTATCACTGCAGCAACCACACGATTTAAC ATCTCTCCGCAACAAGCTCAAATGTTTGTGGACGCTTTCAAACATTTGATGTCTACGAGAGGGCATGGATTCTTCTTTCAAGAGAGGTTATACACTTGTGTCCGGGCTGACAAGAACTCAGTTTACtctaaatgt GGAGGGCATGGCTTGCTACTGGTAAAGACAGCTCTGTACATCATTGTGGCCACATACAACGAAAACATGTACCCCAGTGTGTGCGTGGAGGCTGTGGAGAAACTGG CAGAGTATCTGCGAGAGAAGGGAAGGTGA